Proteins encoded within one genomic window of Haladaptatus sp. QDMS2:
- a CDS encoding mandelate racemase/muconate lactonizing enzyme family protein, whose amino-acid sequence MTRDYATLHDPNSEYTMRELSSATMGLANDRGPRDVEITDVQTTMVDGNFPWTLVRIYTDAGVVGTGEAYWGAGVPELVERMTPFVVGENPLDIDRLFEHLVQKMSGEGSLSGVTVTAISGIEIALHDLAGKLLDVPAYQLLGGKYRDEVRVYCDCHAGDESEPESNAAEAERVVDELGYDALKFDLDVPSGHEKDRANRHLRGPEVEHKAEIVRAVTERIGDRADVAFDCHWTFSGGSAKRLARAVEDCDIWWLEDPVPPENHDVQREVTQSTTTPIAAGENVYRKHGHRRLLEEQAVDIIAPDLPKVGGMRETRKIADMADTYYVPVAMHNVSSPVATMASAQVGAAIPNSLAVEFHSYQLGWWSDLVEETVISDGRIEIPERPGLGLTLDLDTVEEHMVEGETLFDEA is encoded by the coding sequence ATGACACGAGACTACGCAACACTGCACGACCCGAACTCAGAATACACGATGCGCGAACTCTCATCGGCGACGATGGGGCTCGCGAACGACCGCGGCCCGCGCGACGTCGAAATCACGGACGTTCAGACCACGATGGTCGACGGCAACTTCCCGTGGACGCTCGTCCGCATCTACACCGACGCGGGCGTCGTCGGCACGGGCGAAGCTTACTGGGGCGCGGGCGTCCCCGAACTCGTCGAACGCATGACGCCGTTCGTCGTTGGCGAGAACCCACTCGACATCGACCGCCTCTTCGAGCATCTCGTCCAGAAGATGTCTGGCGAAGGGTCGCTCAGCGGCGTGACCGTCACTGCCATCTCCGGCATCGAAATCGCCCTGCACGACCTCGCGGGCAAACTGCTCGACGTGCCAGCCTACCAGTTGCTCGGCGGCAAGTACCGCGACGAAGTGCGCGTCTACTGTGATTGCCACGCGGGCGACGAGAGCGAACCCGAGAGCAACGCCGCGGAGGCAGAACGCGTCGTCGACGAACTCGGATACGACGCGCTGAAGTTCGACCTCGACGTGCCCTCCGGCCACGAGAAAGACCGCGCGAACCGCCACCTTCGCGGGCCGGAAGTCGAGCACAAGGCCGAAATCGTCCGTGCCGTGACCGAGCGAATCGGCGACCGCGCCGATGTGGCCTTCGACTGCCACTGGACGTTCTCGGGCGGGAGCGCAAAGCGCCTCGCTCGCGCCGTCGAGGACTGCGACATCTGGTGGCTCGAAGACCCCGTCCCACCGGAGAACCACGACGTCCAGCGCGAAGTCACCCAGTCCACGACGACGCCAATCGCCGCCGGCGAGAACGTCTACCGCAAGCACGGCCACCGCCGACTCTTAGAGGAGCAGGCGGTGGACATCATCGCCCCCGACCTGCCGAAGGTTGGCGGGATGCGCGAAACGCGGAAGATTGCGGACATGGCCGACACCTACTACGTGCCCGTCGCCATGCACAACGTCTCCTCGCCCGTCGCGACGATGGCGAGCGCGCAGGTCGGGGCGGCCATCCCGAACTCGCTGGCCGTCGAGTTCCACTCCTACCAGCTCGGCTGGTGGTCGGACCTCGTCGAGGAGACGGTCATCAGCGACGGCCGCATCGAGATTCCAGAACGACCCGGCCTCGGCCTCACCCTCGACCTCGATACCGTCGAGGAACACATGGTCGAGGGTGAGACCCTCTTCGACGAAGCATGA
- the kdgK1 gene encoding bifunctional 2-dehydro-3-deoxygluconokinase/2-dehydro-3-deoxygalactonokinase, translating into MSDLVTFGETMLRLSPTPGDRLETADSLDMRIGGAESNVAVTAQRLGLDSTWQSGLPDSPLGRRVVNELRQHGLAVDISWQTSEAARQGLYFIEPGGAPRGTDVIYDRKNAAVTTVTTDDIDVDSIRGAKAFYTSGITPALSDTLRETTAELLDAAQAANTTTAFDLNYRSKLWTPAEAKEAFDDLLPKVDVLVAAKRDAATVLGFEGDAETVARDLTAAYDFETVVVTRGEEGALAIADGEVFEQPVYEADTLDPIGTGDAFVGGLLTKLVEGESVAGGLAFGAAAAALKRTISGDVAAITRAEVERVIDAGAADISR; encoded by the coding sequence ATGAGCGACCTCGTGACGTTCGGCGAGACGATGCTCCGTCTCTCACCGACGCCCGGCGACCGCCTCGAAACCGCAGACTCGCTCGACATGCGAATCGGCGGCGCAGAGAGCAACGTCGCCGTGACGGCCCAGCGCCTCGGCCTGGATTCGACGTGGCAGTCCGGACTCCCGGACTCCCCGCTCGGCCGGCGAGTCGTCAACGAGTTGCGCCAGCACGGCCTCGCCGTGGACATCTCGTGGCAGACCAGCGAGGCTGCGAGACAGGGTCTTTACTTCATCGAACCCGGCGGCGCACCTCGCGGCACGGACGTCATCTACGACCGCAAAAACGCCGCCGTGACCACGGTGACGACGGACGACATCGACGTAGACAGTATCCGTGGGGCGAAGGCGTTCTACACGAGCGGTATCACGCCAGCGCTCTCGGACACCCTGCGTGAGACCACCGCCGAACTGCTCGACGCCGCACAGGCGGCGAACACGACGACGGCGTTCGACCTGAACTACCGGTCGAAACTCTGGACGCCCGCAGAAGCGAAGGAGGCGTTCGACGACCTCCTCCCGAAAGTGGACGTGCTCGTCGCGGCAAAACGCGATGCGGCGACCGTCCTCGGGTTCGAGGGTGATGCAGAAACCGTCGCCCGCGACCTTACAGCGGCGTACGATTTCGAGACGGTCGTGGTCACCCGCGGCGAGGAGGGCGCACTCGCCATCGCAGACGGCGAGGTTTTCGAACAACCCGTCTACGAGGCGGACACGCTCGACCCAATCGGGACGGGCGACGCCTTCGTCGGCGGCCTGCTCACGAAACTCGTCGAAGGCGAGTCGGTAGCAGGCGGCCTCGCGTTCGGGGCGGCCGCCGCGGCGCTCAAACGAACCATCAGCGGAGACGTGGCCGCCATCACCCGCGCCGAGGTCGAACGCGTCATCGACGCGGGTGCGGCGGACATCTCTCGATAA
- a CDS encoding aldo/keto reductase encodes MEYTTLGETGLEVSRLCLGCMNFGSGQPWMINNHEQSHDVIDRALELGINFLDTANVYSHGESEEIVGEALSGRRDEVVLATKVFSKVADRPNGQGLSRRHILEQVEASLDRLGTDYIDLYQIHRWDDETPITETLSALDTLVSQGKVRYVGASTMPAWKFTKALYESDLNNFERFVSMQAEYNLVDRHEEANVLPTCRSEGIGVVPWSPLAGGFLTGKYERGADVTEGRAAGDEFMQKRFTEENWTVLDEVRTVAEEKGVTESQVSLAWLLHKEVVDAPIIGPRTVQHLEESVNALEVSLSDEKIERLEAPKTPVWNPEIGDV; translated from the coding sequence ATGGAATACACGACGCTCGGTGAAACCGGACTCGAAGTTTCGAGACTGTGCCTCGGGTGCATGAACTTCGGGTCTGGTCAACCGTGGATGATAAACAACCACGAACAGAGCCACGACGTAATCGACCGTGCCCTCGAACTCGGCATCAACTTCCTCGATACGGCGAACGTCTACTCACACGGCGAGAGCGAGGAAATCGTCGGCGAGGCACTGTCTGGTCGTCGTGACGAGGTGGTCCTCGCGACGAAAGTGTTTAGCAAGGTGGCCGACAGACCGAACGGGCAGGGCCTCTCGCGCCGCCACATTTTAGAACAGGTCGAAGCCAGTCTCGACCGTCTCGGAACCGACTACATCGACCTCTACCAGATTCACCGCTGGGACGACGAGACGCCCATCACGGAGACGCTCTCGGCACTCGATACCCTCGTCAGCCAGGGCAAAGTCCGGTACGTGGGTGCGAGTACGATGCCCGCCTGGAAATTCACGAAAGCACTCTACGAGAGTGACCTGAACAACTTCGAGCGGTTCGTCTCGATGCAGGCAGAGTACAACCTCGTCGACCGCCACGAAGAAGCGAACGTGCTCCCGACCTGTCGGAGTGAAGGTATTGGCGTCGTCCCGTGGTCACCGCTGGCCGGAGGATTCCTCACTGGGAAGTACGAACGAGGTGCAGATGTCACCGAGGGACGGGCCGCTGGCGACGAGTTCATGCAAAAGCGATTCACCGAGGAGAACTGGACCGTACTGGACGAAGTACGGACCGTGGCCGAAGAGAAGGGCGTGACGGAATCGCAGGTCAGCCTCGCGTGGTTGTTGCACAAGGAAGTGGTCGATGCGCCCATTATCGGACCGCGAACCGTCCAGCACCTAGAAGAGAGTGTGAACGCACTCGAAGTGTCCCTGAGCGACGAGAAAATCGAACGGCTCGAAGCCCCAAAAACTCCCGTCTGGAACCCCGAAATCGGCGACGTCTGA